The Diprion similis isolate iyDipSimi1 chromosome 11, iyDipSimi1.1, whole genome shotgun sequence genome includes a region encoding these proteins:
- the LOC124412551 gene encoding uncharacterized protein LOC124412551 gives MGLATISTFLAVLAVQFSLLRAHREHKVHNIVLYPDKHSWCKTTPIKQVVTSPQCSSQELDNNVCVGACFSYMVPHSEPSAPGDLIRPYCDSCQPLDSIWHTVTLDCKDEESKPITMQKQVQIITNCSCSSCTETSKIKLDYAPLLQEPLPEENLDKNLNIVDDTPDILLTPTIDASGNNSRDMVLDPEKVMQLLGQLKEPEGVEKVSPVMREITQDNFENVEELLVKLEKREPEHKPHHVGSMHRGPHHSLVLDPDVKEKIDVEPHHLHPAVAGQEISYHDNILGEKDKKKDF, from the exons GTGCACAACATCGTACTCTATCCCGACAAGCACAGCTGGTGCAAGACAACCCCCATCAAGCAGGTCGTTACCTCGCCGCAATGTTCTTCCCAGGAATTGGATAATAACGTGTGCGTGGGTGCGTGCTTCTCTTATATGGTACCGCACAGCGAACCTTCAGCACCTGGTGACCTCATAAGACCTTACTGCGATTCATGCCAACCGTTGGACAGCATCTGGCACACG GTGACGTTGGATTGCAAAGATGAGGAAAGCAAGCCGATCACAATGCAAAAGCAAGTGCAGATAATCACAAACTGCTCCTGTAGTTCTTGTACGGAAACATCGAAGATTAAGTTGGACTACGCACCGTTGCTGCAGGAGCCATTGCCTGAAGAAAATTTGGACAAGAATTTGAACATCGTCGATGACACTCCGGACATATTATTGACCCCAACAATCGACGCTTCAGGAAATAATTCCAGGGATATGGTATTGGACCCCGAAAAGGTTATGCAATTACTGGGGCAGTTGAAGGAACCGGAAGGAGTAGAGAAGGTGAGCCCGGTGATGAGAGAAATTACCCAAGACAATTTCGAGAACGTTGAGGAACTGCTCGTCAAGCTTGAGAAGCGGGAACCGGAACACAAGCCGCATCACGTCGGATCGATGCATCGAGGACCCCATCATTCCCTTGTCTTAGACCCCGACGTCAAGGAGAAGATTGACGTTGAACCGCACCACCTTCATCCAGCTGTTGCGGGTCAGGAGATCAGCTACCACGACAACATCCTCGGCgaaaaggataaaaagaaGGATTTCTGA